GCCCAGCGGATCCGGACCCGCCCCGAGGCACGCCACCGCATCGAACACGCAGGGCTGATCCGCCCCGACCAGCTCCCGCGCATGGCCCGGCTCGGCGTCAGCGCGGTCGTCCAGCCGAACTTCCTGCGCTACTACGGCGACGACTACGCCTCGGTCATGGGCGGGGAACGGGCTCCCTGGATGTACCGGGGCCGGGCCTTCCTGGACCACGGCATCCCCCTGGTGGGCAGCTCGGACCGGCCCGTCGCCGACGGATCGCCCCTGCGCGCCGTCCAGTTCATGGCCGAACGCGCCTCCATCTCCGGCCAGCTCATCGGCCCGGACGAGGCCGTCACCGTCGACCAGGCCCTGCACGCGTACACCGTCGCCGCTGCCCGCGCCTGCCACTGGGAGGACCGCCTGGGCTCCCTCACCCCGGGCAAACACGCCGACCTGGTCGTCCTCGCCGACGACCCCCGGAGCGTCGACACCTCGCGCATCGGAGACATCGAGGTCGTGGAGACGTACGTGGGCGGACTCCCGAGCCGCCCGCGCGCCTGACCCCCGGTCCGGAACCGAGGAAGGAACCCCTTGACCACGGCCCCGCCGCGCCCCGCCGTGTCCCCGCACGCCCTTGCCGCACCGACGCCCACCGTGCGTACCGCCCGCCCGGAGGAGGCCGCCGCCCTCGCGGCCCTGTCTCGGCCGTTCGCGCACTCGGGGGCACTGCGCGCACGCCCCGTCTCCCTCTACGCCGCCCACGCGGCCGACTTCCTGGTGCTCCAGGCCCCCGACGGGGCTTTCGACGGCTGCGTGGGCCTGCGCGCCTACCCCGCGGACCCGGGGGAGGGCCGCGAACGCGCGGGCGTCGTCTACAACTTCTGCGTGGCCGCGCACCGGCAGGGGAGCGGAGCGGGCGCCCGGCTGTTACGCGCGGCGCTCGCCACCGCACGCGCCCAGTCGCTCGACGCCCTCTTCACGGCGACCACCGGAGGCGCCGTGCTCTTCCTCCGCCACGGCTTCACGCCCACGACCGCGCACCGTGCGCCACGGCCCTGGGCGGAGTCCCTGGACCCGCGGCGCGGGGCACGCGTCCTGGTCAGGACATGGTGACGGCGTCGGGCACCACGGTGGTGCCGGGGCTGGTCCCGGCCAGCACACTGCGCAGCACCGCGTGCGGCACGCGCCCGTCCACCACATGTGCCTTGCGTACCCCGCCGCGCACGGCCCGCAGACAGCCCTCCATCTTCGGCAGCATCCCGCTCGCCAGCCCCGGCAGCAGCCCGTCCAGCTCCCGGGCCGTCAGATGCCCGATGACCTCGGTGCTGCGCGGCCAGTCCGCATACAGCCCCTCGACGTCGGTGAGCACCACCAGCCGCTCGGCATCGAGCGCTACGGCGAGGGCGGCCGCCGCGAGATCGGCGTTCACGTTGTAGACCTGCCCGTCCGCGCCACGTGCCACGGGGGAGACGACGGGGATGTGGTCCTGCTCCAACAGGGCGCGCACGATGGCCGGATTGACGTCCACGACGTCACCGACGAGGCCGATGTCCACCGCCCTGCCGTCCACCCGGGCCGGCCGCCGCACGGCCGTCATCGTGTGCGCGTCCTCCCCGGTCAGACCCACCGCGAAGGGACCGTGGACGTTGATGTGACCGACCAGTTCCCGCTGCACGCGGCCCGTCAGCACCATGCGCACCACGTCCATGGTCTCGGGCGTGGTCACTCTCAGCCCCGCCTCGAAGCGGGTCTCCAGGCCGAGCCGGTCCAGCATCGCGCTGATCTGCGGCCCGCCGCCGTGCACGACGACCGGGCGCAGGCCCGCGTGCCACAACTCCACCACGTCCTGGGCGAAGGTCAGTTGAAGCCCGGGGTCCACCATGGCGTTGCCGCCGAACTTGACGACGACCACGCTGCCCCGCAGATCCTCGGGCCAGGGACGTGTCCCCGCGAGCGGATCCCCGTCACGGGCGGCTGTCACGGTCACGCTGACACTCCGTTTCATGGCGGGGCGGGACGGCGCCGGGCGAAGTCGTGCCGCAGATCACGCGCGAAGTCGATTAGCCAAGGCTAACCTTACCAAGGCCCCCGGTCGAAGCGCAGGAGTCAGAGGAGGGCCAGGAAAACTGCCGCTGACGCCCGCTCAGGCCGGGCAGTCAGCCCGCGTGGTGGCAGTACCCCAACGGATCATCAGATAGCCGGACCCGCCGATCTCCGCCACGGCGTAGCGAGAGTACGGCCAGGCGCTCCCCGCACTCTCCCGTTCGCTCACCAGCGCCCGGCACGCCTCGCCGGCGGCCAGATCCGCCCAGGACTCGACCTGCTCCTGGTTCCACTGCAAGTAATCCGACCAGACGTACATCACCGAGTCGTCGGGGTCGAAGCCCACTTTGATGTGCGCGTTGCCGAGCACCCGGTCGGTACCGAGTGTCCGGCGCATCCCGTTGGTACCCGTGATGATCCTTCGGGCGGTGGCGTCCGCGACCCGGATCTCCGCGCCGTCGGTACTGGGGATCATCGCCTGCCCCAGACCCTCCTCGTCGGGATGCCAGTCCTGCGCACCGCCCTCGCCCTGCCCTGTGCCGTCGTCGGCGGCCGACCGGCAGCCGGTGTCGGTCACGAAGTCGTCCTGCCAGGTCACCCGGGGCTCCCGGCCCTGCTCCTCCTTCACCATGACATACGTGCGGTACGGCAGGTCAGGGTGCAGCCGGAGGACGACGTCCCGCAGCGTCAGGCACAACGACCTGGCGATCCGCGTCTCCGCGTACAGCGTCCCCTGCTCGTCGGAGGCCAGCCGGTACGAGAAGTAGACCTCCCGGCGCGACGTGTGGAACCGTACGGTCCCCGGAGTGAAGTCGGCGCCCTCACCGAGCTCCTGCGCCTCGACGCCCTGGTCGTGCAGGACCGCGCGCGCCACCTCGTGCTCCCCCGCGCCTCGGGCGGCTCGTGCCCGGTCCCAGCTCGCCGCACTCGCCGCGCCGCCGCCCGCGGCCTGCCGCTCCGCCTTCTCGTCCCCCTGCGCGGTGCTCGCCGAAGCATGCCCGGATCCGCCGGAGACCGGCGATGACGCCGAGGACGCGGACAGGGGTGTGTGACGGTCACCCCCGGTGTCGCCGGGCAGCAGCGCCGCCACTCCTCCGGCCAGGCCGCCGACGACGCCTGCCGCGAGGGCAACGGCCGCCACCAGCCGCTTCCGGGAACGGCGGCTGTCCGACGGCAGCTGCCAGGCGGAGTCCTCCGGGGTCGGCACCTCCCAGGCGGCCGTGATCATGTCCGCCGCCGTCGCCGGTGACGCGGCCCCCGCCGCCTGAGTGACCTGAGACGCCAGGAGCACCGCACACTCCTGGGCGGCCTCGGCGGCCGACGGGCGGTCACCCGGCTCCTGGGCCAGCGCCTTCTCCACGATCCCGCGCAGGAGGACGGGGACGCCGTCCAGGTCGGCCTCGCCCGACATCACACGGAAGGCGACCACATCCGGCGCACCGGCCCCGAACGGCAGCCGTCCGGTGGCCGCATAGGCCACGAGCGCGCCCCACGCGAACACGTCACCCGCCGGACCCGCGCTGCCCTGACGGTACTGCTCGGGGCTGATCCAGCCGGGGGTGCCGGTCATGACCCCCGTCCGGGTGACACTGGTTCCGTCGGCGGCGTGCGCGATACCGAAGTCCAGCACCCGGGGGCCGGCGGGCGTGAGCAGGACGTTCTGCGGCTTCACGTCGCGGTGCACCACCCCCACGGCGTGAATGGCGGCCAGCGCCTGTGCGGTGGCGGCCGCGAACGCGTACGCGCTCCCCTCCGTGAGAGGCCCCTGCGCGAGCACGTGCTGGGTCAGGGTAGGCCCGGGCACGTATGCGGTGGCCAGCCACGGGGTCTCTGCGTCCGGATCGGCGGCCAGCAGCGGAACCACATGCGGTCCGGTGACACGGGACGACAGCTCCACCTCACGCCGGAAACGGGCCCTGAACTCCGGATCCTGGGCCTGCTCGGGGTGAATCACCTTGACCGCGACGCGCATTCCGTCGGAGGCGACACCGGCATGAACGGTGCCCATGCCGCCCGCGCCGAGACGGCCGATGATGCGGTAGGGGCCAATACGGGATGGGTCGCCCGGACGAGCCGGCCGAACTCTTCCGGAGCCGATTTCGCTCACGAACACTTCCTTGGAACAGTGGGATGAACGGGCAGACCGAGGTGTCGATCGCATCCGCCGGACGCCGGGTGGACGGGGGAGTTACTCACGACCGCCGCGCGACGAGCCCCGGCTGATGTGGCCGCTCGGAAAGCCGATGCGGCCGGTCGAAAAGCTCATGTGGCCGGTCAGAGAGCTGATGTGACCGCCCGAAACCTGATGTGGCCGGTCAGAAGGCTGATGTGGCCGGTCAGAAACCTGATGTGGCCGGTCAGAAAGCTGAGGTGGCCGGTCCTAAAGTGCCGCAGACCGGCGAACTGCGGTGCCCAGTCCTTCAGTTCGTCGACGATCGCAGGTTCGGTCCGGCACCGGGCCGCCGCTGCGGCACGCCATCCGTCCCCCGGGGTACCCGGCCCCGCACCATCCCGGTCATGGCGCCCAGCGCCCACTCGTCCTCGACACTGCCCCGTCGCATCGCGGTCCCCTCCCCGGCCGTCGACCTTGTGCGACGCGAGCCTATGCGGCTTTGCCCCCGGGGGCGGCCGGTTTGAAGGCTCTCCTGCCCCGGGAGCCAGGGCGCCCGCCCGACCTCCCGGGCTTCCGCGCCGGCTACTTCGTCCTGCGGTTCGCGGAGACGGCAGACTCTTTCCCCAGCACTTCGAGAGTCTCTTCCATTTCCCGGATCTTCCCGCGCAGTTGCACCAGTTCCTCGCGCTCCGCCACGGTCAGCGGGCCCGCCGTACCTGGGTCTCGCTCCGCCGCCGGACCTCGCCGGCCTGCTCGTCCCAGGTGTAGAAGCGGAAGCGCTTCTGGAGACGCTCGGTGAAAGACGGCCTCCGGCGTGCCGTGCCGCAGCGCCACCGCGCCCTCTCTCGCGGCCCGGCTCGCGCGCTCCTGGCGACAGAAGCGCGATCGCGGATCCCCGAGCACCTGCGGCGCAACCCGGTTGCCGGGGCGGTCTCGCGCACCGGCGCAGCGCACAAGTACGCCGACTTTGCGGCAACCGCGGGACCCGACCTGCCGTGGCGGTCCCGCAGCCCGGCGGGAGCGGTCGCGTGTGGCAAGAATGACCCCATGCACATTGTGATCGCGGGTGGACACGGAAAGATCGCGCGCCGGCTGACCCGGCTGCTCTCGGCGCGCGGCGACAACGTCACAGGGCTGATCCGCAACCCGGACCACGCCGACGACCTGCGCGCGGACGGTGCGGAACCGGTGGTGTGCGACCTGGAGCACGCCTCGGTGGACGAGGTGGCCGGCCACCTCGGCGGCGCCGACGCGGCACTGTTCGCCGCGGGCGCCGGACCGGGCAGCGGCGTGGCCCGCAAGCAGACGGTGGACCGGAACGCGGCCATCCTCCTCGCCGACGCGGCCGAGCGCGCCGGGGTGCGCCGCTTCCTGGTGATCTCCTCGATGGGCGCGGACAGCCCGCCGCCGCCCGGCACCGACCCGGTGTTCGCCGCCTACCTGAAGGCCAAGGGCGAGGCGGACGCCGACATCGCCTCCCGTCCGGGACTGGACTGGACGATTCTGCGCCCGGGGACGCTGACCGACGACCCCGGTAGCGGCCGCGTCACGCTCGCCGAGCACACCGGCCGCGGCCAAGTGCCGCGCGACGACGTGGCCGCGGTGCTCGCCGCCCTGCTCCACGAGCCCAGGACCGCCGGACGCATCCTCGAACTGATCAGCGGGACCACCCCGGTCGAGGAGGCGGTACGCGCCGTGGCCGGCGGCTGACGCCGCACTCCGCCTTCGCCCGGGTGCGGGTGACGACTCACACCCGGGCGCTGCAAGACACGCAGTGCAGCGACGCCGACACGGCGTTCCGCAAGCTGAGGGGCATCGCGGTGCGCCCAGCGGTACACCCTGCGAGCGCCAGTCGATCGGCTACGCCTTCGGGCACGTCGAGGCGATGTCGGAGAAGGGACACCTCGCGGAGGCCCGGGACAAGCTGGGAGTATGGACGTGAGCGACGAAGGAGGCCCGTCATGAAATCCGGAGCCCCTGATTATGACGCCTGGTACTCGCGCACACCCTCGCAGGCCGAGGGCGAGCGGGACGAGACGGGCGAGCGCACCGCAACGGAACGGCACCCGGACGTCCCCCGGAGCGAGCCATCCCAGGCCGAAGGCGAGCGGGGCGACGACGCCTAGCGCGCTCCGCTCGCTTGCGGGCCCTCGCCCCCTCGGTGCCGTCCTTGTTGCTCCCGGGTTCGGGGGCGACGATCACCTCCCGCCGGGCAGGGTCCTCGCGGCCCCAGACCCGGCAAACCGGGGGAATTCGGCGGGTGGAGGAGGTGAGTGAGCGGCCCCTGCCGGTTACCCGGGTGGCCCAGGATTCCGGATCCGATGAGGGAGAAGGGGCCATGACTCAAAGTACGAGCGCCCGGGACGTGGTGAAGGCCATCAAGGATGTCGACTTCCCCGCCGGCAAGGACGAGCTGATCGAAGCGGCGAGCCGGTCTGGCGCCGCGCCGGAGGTCGTCAAGGCGCTGCGCGGCATCCCGCCCGAGCAGTACGCCAACCGCGAGGAGGTGGCCCGGTCGGTCCGCGTGGATCCCGACTCCGACCTCGGGCTGAGCCCGGCACAGCGAGCCGAGCAAGCCCGGGAGGGCGGCAGGCCGGGACAGTCCCAGCATCTGCGCGAGGTGCCGAAACCGCCGGTCGAGGAGGAGCTGGACAGCTGACGGCCAGGCCGCCCGGTGCCGGTCGCGCCCCTCAGCGGGCGTGCCGCCCCCGCGCGGTCGGCGTCGCCGCCGGAGCCGAGCGGCCCGGCCGGGGCGACCTCCTCCGCGACCTACATGGTCACCGGGACCACTCCTTCAAGCCCCAGCGCCTGCACGCGGTCAGAGCTCAGGACCCCGCCGACCTACGGAAAACGCGGATTGCACGCAAAGGCGTCTGGTCCAGCGCGCGATCGGGCCCCGCCGCTGGGTGATCGAACGCCGCAGTCAGCCCAGTACTTCTGCGATCGGGGCGTCGGCGTCCACGTAGCGCACGAGCTTGCGGTTGGCGAATTCCACGATGCCCACGTCGCCGAGTTCGCGTCCGTAGCCGGAGCGCTTGATGCCGCCGAAGGGCAGCTCCGGTCGGGACGCGGTCGGGTGGTTGATCCATACCATGCCCGCCTCCAGCCGGTCCGCGACGCCGCGAGCACGTTCCGGGTCGGCGGCGAAGACCGCGCCGCCCAGGCCGTAGGGGGAGGTGTTGGCCAGTGCCACGGCCTCGTCCTCGTCGGCGACCCGGTAGACCGTGGCGACGGGGCCGAAGAGCTCTTCCCGGTAGGCCCGCATGTCCGGGGTGACGTCGGTGAGAAGGGTCGGCTCGACGAAGGCGCCCGGCAGGTCCGGCCGCCCGCCGCCCAGCACCACCGTCGCCCCCTTGTCCACCGCGTCACGAACCTGCTCCATCAGCAGTTCGGCGGCGGCCTCGGACGACAGCGGGCCGAGCGTGGTGGCGGGGTCGGCCGGATCGCCCGGTCGCACCGCGCTCATCCGGTCGCGCAGCCCGGTGACGAAGGCGTCGTAGACGTCGGCGAGGACGATGAAGCGCTTGGCCGCCACGCAGCACTGCCCGGTGTTGCCCATCCGGCCGAGGAACGCGGCGTACACGGTGCGCTCGAGGTTGTGATCGTCCAGCACGACGAAGGGATCACTGCCACCCAGCTCGAGGACGGACTTCTTGACATTGCGGCCGGCGATCTCGCCCAAGCTCATGCCCGCCCGCTCGCTCCCGGTGAGTGACGCCCCTTGCACTCGAGAGTCATCGATGATCTTCCCGACGTCTCTGCCCCGCACGAAAAGATTGGTGTAGACGCCGGTCGGCAGACCCGCATCAGTGAACAGCTGCTCGATTGCCAGTGCGGACTGGGGACAGCTACTCGCGTGCTTGAGCAGGATCGTGTTGCCGAGGACGAGGTTCGGACCCGCGAAGCGGACGACCTGGTACAGCGGGAAGTTCCACGGCATCACCCCGAGAAGGACGCCGAGCGGCTCGTTCACCAGCACGGCCGTGCCCTCGGGCACCGGCAGGGGGCGTTCTTCCAGCAGCTCGGGGCCGTGCTCGCCGTAGTAGGTGAGGATGTCGGACGCGAGGTCGACCTCCGCACGGCTCGAGTCGATCAGCTTGCCGACCTCAAGGGTCAGCAGCCGCGCCAGTTTCTCCTTGCGCTCCCTCATGAGCCGGCCGGCACGTTGCACGAAGGCCCCCCGGTCGGCGGTCGATCGGGCACGCCAGTCCGGAAAGCTACCGTGCGCCGCGTCGATCGCGCGCCCTACGTCCTCCGGGCTCAACGCCGGGAACTCCCGAACTCTTTCACCGGTGTACGGGTTGACCGTGGCGATGGGGCTTCCCTGGGCAGTGACATGGGCGTCCATGACGCCTCCCTGGAGTCGGGGCACCTCGGGTTTCCACGCCCGGAGCAGCTCACACGTGCTGATTCGTCCCATGCCACGGCAAGCTGCGGCACTCGAGTTCAACCTGGCCTGCGAGGCCTGAACACCACGGTGGACGGGGGCGTCAGGCTGTGTGTGGGTACTCGTCGTCACCGCCGTCCGTGCGCGGGCGCGGGCCGGGGCGGCGTGGCAGGCTTGCAGGGGATCCGCGCCGTTCGTCGCAACACATCAGCGAAGGAGGACGACGCATGGATGAGCAGGAATTCGTCCGTACCGTCGCCGAACGCACCGGACTGAGCCGGCAGGAGGCGAGGGACCTGACCTGGGCCACGCTCGAGACGCTGGCCCACAGGCTGAGCCAGGGGGAGGCCAGGGACCTGATCACCGAGCTTCCCGAGGGCCTCGCGGAGGCGGTGCGCCGGGGAACCACGGATCGCATCGAGCGCTTCGGCCACCACGACAGCGTGCAGCGCGTGGCCGAACGCACCATGCTCAAGGAGGAGGAAGCCGACCGGGGTGTGCGGACCGTACTGGCCGTGCTCCGCGAGGCGATCAGCGAGAAGGAGTTCAATGACCTGATGTCGCAGCTCGGAACGGACTTCTCCCAGGCCGTCGAATCCGCCGGGTGACCCCGGGCTTTCGACACGCCGCTCGTGTCACGGCGCCCGTGTCAGGGCGCCAGCGGCCTGAACGCCGATCTTCACGCTCGCCATGGCAGCGCGCCCGGCGCTGGTGCTGTGCGCCCCGGAGACCGGGGACTTGGCTCTGCCCGCCGCGGCCCAACAGCCCAGCACATTCGCCCCTGGCGGCCGCCAGGCGCCTTCACCTCCGTCCCCGTCCCCGTCCCCGTCTCCGTCTTCGCCATCCCCGGCCGCCCGGCCGCCGCCCTCCAGCACATGCGACCCGGCCGTCTGGGAGGCGCGGACCTGGGCACCCGGTGCGGGTGCGCGTGACACGGATCCGCGGCGGACGGGAGGCCCGAGATGTCTGCGGAATCGGCCAGAACGATTGCGCTCCCCTCCGGTGAGGAGATCGCGGCGCTCGGGCAGGGCACCTGGTACCTGGGCGAGGACCCGGCCCGGCGTGAACAGGAGATCGCCGCGCTCCGGCTGGGCGTGGACCTGGGCATGACGGTCGTCGACACGGCGGAGATGTACGGCGACGGCGCAGCCGAGGAACTCGTCGGGGAGGCCCTGCGCGGACGCCGGGAGGAGGTCTTCCTCGTCAGCAAGGTGCTGCCCGGCCACGCCGACCGGAAGGGCACCGTCGCCGCCTGCGAGGGCAGCCTGCGGCGGCTCGGTACGGAACAGCTGGACCTGTACCTGCTGCACTGGCGGGGACGGTGGCCACTCGAGGAGACCCTTGCGGGATTCGCCGACCTGATGGAGGCGGGGAAGATCCGTTACTGGGGCGTGAGCAATCTGGACGTGGCCGACATGACCGAGCTGACCACCCTCCCCGGTGGCGACGCCGTGGCCGTCGACCAGGTGCTGTACAACCTCTCCCGGCGCGGCATCGAATGGGACCTGCTCCCCTGGTGCCGCGAGGCCGAGGTGACGGTCATGGCCTACTCCCCGATCGAGCAGGGGCGGATCCTGGAGGCCGAGGCACTGGGTGCCGTGGCCCGGGCCCTCGGAGCGACTCCGGCCCAGGTGGCACTCGCCTGGGTGCTGGAACAGGGGGTGGCCGCGGTCCCGCGTTCCGGATCACCCGACCACGTCCGGGAGAACCGTGGCGCGGTGGACCTGCACCTTCCCACCGAGGCGCTCGACGCCCTCGACGAGGCGTTCCCGCCGCCCAGCGGTCCCACGCCCCTGGAGATGCTCTGAAGGAGTTGACAGGATGACGCGCCCACTCGTCGTCGGAATGGGAGGTTCGCTGCGCACCCCGTCGACCAGCCTCACCGCACTGTCTGTGGCGGTCGAGGGGGCGGCCGACGCGGGCGCCGGCACCGTGGTGATCGACCTCAAGCGGCTGGCTCTTCCGTTCTACACGTCCGAGCACGGGATCCCCGCGTCCGCCCGCCAGCTCGCGGACACGGTTCAGGCCGCCGACGCCCTGCTGTGGAGCAGCCCGACGTACCACGGGTCGGTCAGCGGCGCGTTCAAGAACGCGGTGGACTGGCTCGCCCTCCTCGCCGACCACGACCCGCCCTACCTCAGCAACAAACCCGTGGGGATGCTGACGACCGCCGGTGGAGTGCAGGGCCTGCAGGCGATCAACGCGATGGAGTTCATCGTGCGGTCGCTGCGCGGCTGGGCCGTGCCGCTGGTGTTCGCGGTCCCGCGGTCCTCCCGGATCTTCGACGGCGACGGACGCCTGACCGACCAGGCGGTCGCGGACCAATTGCGCGGCCTCGGCGCGGAGGTGACCAGGGCGGCCCTGCAGTTCCGGGCGGATGGCACGTGCGACTACGCGCAGGAGCGGGCGCCCGGGGCCGTCCGGGAGTGAGCCCGGGCACCGGGGCCGTCCGGGACTGAGCCCGGGCCCGGCCTCGTCACGCAGCGGGCGCCGGGGGCCGTGCTTCCTCAGGGACCGGTCCGCTCCACGGGCCGGTGCTCGCCGCGCGCCCCGGAGCGCCCGGGTGGGAAGTGCGGCAGCACGTGTTCGGCCAGTTCGTCGATCACTTCGGCGACCGGACGGCGGCTGTGCTTGAAGTTGATCATCAGCTGGTCGATGCCGATGTCCTGCCAGGCGCGCATCATCGCCAGGAACGACACCCGGCCCACCGAGAAGCCCTGGTGGATGCGCCGGGGCAGGGCCAGCGGGTCCTCGGCCAGATCCAGATACGTGGCCTGCGCGTACGGCTTGAACCCATCGCCGTCGCCCCGGGTCAGCTCCCGCCACCGCTCGATGTTCTCGGCCTGCTGCTCGAGAGGCGGGGTGTAGTACAGCCAGCCGTCCGTGTGGTCGGCGATCCACCGGACGTCCTGCCGGCCGCGCCCCGTCATCAGTACCGGGATCCGCCGGTAGACCGGCTTGGGCAGCAGATCGGTGCCGTGCATCCGGCCGAGCGGCGACTCCACGCGCGGGAAACGGTGCTCGAGGACGACACGGAAGTACTCCAGCGACTGCCGGAACCTCTCCGCCCGGCCGCCCGGGTCCTGACCGAAGGCCGGGAACTCCACGGGCCGGTCACCGGTGGCCGCCCCGAGCAGGAGCCGTCCGCCTGACAGCTGGTCCACCGAGGCAGCCGCCTTGGCGGTGTGCAAGGGATGACGCAACGGCATGACGATGCTGGCGGTCCCCAGGGTGATCGAGGTGGTGCGGGCACTGAGCAGCCCCAGGTACACCCACGGGTCGAAGACCTGTCCGGTGTCCCCGAAGCTCGGGTCCAGCAGTGGCACGTCACGGACCCACACCGAGGCGAAGCCGGCCCGCTCGGCCTGCTGGATCCGCTCGATGTGCCCGGCCAGGGACGGCACGGGCCCTTCGAAGCCCTCCAGGGGCGTGATCGCGCCAACGGTCATCCTGCCGCCGGGATACGCCCTGGCCATGGCCGCGTGCTCGGGGAACGGCCGCTGTGCCTCGCCTTGGACGTCCACGGGGCCGTCGGCTGAGGGAACTGTCGGTTGTGTCATGCGATCCTCCGGCGAATCGGGCGTGTCAGGGTCCGTATCAGTGCGCTGCGCCGTGCTGGGGTGCGTCGTCCCAGGGCCCGTGACGCCCGCCGAGGGCAGATCCGTGACGGCCCGGCGATTCCCGAACTCGCCTCGACCAGCGATCACCGTTACTCCTGCTGTTCCGAGCGAGTTCCAGGAACTCGTGGAGCAGGTCGCGGCTGACCGGGCGCCTCATCCGTCGACACGTGCATGGGCGGCACGAACCGCGGCAAGGATGGTCCGGGGGTTGGCCGGCACCGCGACGCCCTCGACCGCCACGGTCGGCGTTCCACCCACCCCCCGCTGGATGGCTGTCGCCGTCACGTAGGAGCTCCAGTCCAGGTAGACGCCCTGCCGGACGCACCCGGCGAACGAGCTGTCCGCCAGTCCCACCGCCTGGCCGAGCTGGATCAGTTCGTCGTCCGACAGGCCCGGCCCGCCCTCGGGGGGCTGGTTGGCGAACAGCGCGTAGAGGTACTCCGTGAAGTGGCCGCCATCGGACGCGCAGCCTGAGGCCGCCGAGGCGCGGGAGGAGTACCGGGTGGTGGACAGACCGTCGAGAAAGCCCATCGGGTGATAGACGAGACTGATCGCCTCGTTCGCCACCAGCTCGTCGAGGAGCGGCCCGCTCCTCTCCTCGAACTGCTTGCAGTACGGGCACAGAAAGTCGATGAAGGCATCCACCTGTACCGAGCCGGTTCCGACGACGATGCCGTCCCCGCTCGGCGAGGCACCGGCCGGAACGCGGGAGGGCAAACTGATGTGGGGCGCCTGAGTACTCATGCCGGGTCCTCCGTCGTAAAAGTCGATGGAATTCGCGTCACGTCGATCGAACTCGCGTCACGCCGACGGAATTCGCATCACGCCGATGGATTTCGCGTGACGTCGATCGAATTCGCGTCATGACACGCGACAGGAACGGCAAGCCGGCCACAGGCCTCGTGAGCACGGCCGGTCCCTTCCCCCTCGATGATGGCGCCGACCTCGTCGGCCATGGCTCCTCTAGCCCGGGGCGCCGACG
The Streptomyces tuirus genome window above contains:
- a CDS encoding NADPH-dependent FMN reductase, with the translated sequence MTRPLVVGMGGSLRTPSTSLTALSVAVEGAADAGAGTVVIDLKRLALPFYTSEHGIPASARQLADTVQAADALLWSSPTYHGSVSGAFKNAVDWLALLADHDPPYLSNKPVGMLTTAGGVQGLQAINAMEFIVRSLRGWAVPLVFAVPRSSRIFDGDGRLTDQAVADQLRGLGAEVTRAALQFRADGTCDYAQERAPGAVRE
- a CDS encoding LLM class oxidoreductase → MTQPTVPSADGPVDVQGEAQRPFPEHAAMARAYPGGRMTVGAITPLEGFEGPVPSLAGHIERIQQAERAGFASVWVRDVPLLDPSFGDTGQVFDPWVYLGLLSARTTSITLGTASIVMPLRHPLHTAKAAASVDQLSGGRLLLGAATGDRPVEFPAFGQDPGGRAERFRQSLEYFRVVLEHRFPRVESPLGRMHGTDLLPKPVYRRIPVLMTGRGRQDVRWIADHTDGWLYYTPPLEQQAENIERWRELTRGDGDGFKPYAQATYLDLAEDPLALPRRIHQGFSVGRVSFLAMMRAWQDIGIDQLMINFKHSRRPVAEVIDELAEHVLPHFPPGRSGARGEHRPVERTGP
- a CDS encoding DsbA family protein, with translation MSTQAPHISLPSRVPAGASPSGDGIVVGTGSVQVDAFIDFLCPYCKQFEERSGPLLDELVANEAISLVYHPMGFLDGLSTTRYSSRASAASGCASDGGHFTEYLYALFANQPPEGGPGLSDDELIQLGQAVGLADSSFAGCVRQGVYLDWSSYVTATAIQRGVGGTPTVAVEGVAVPANPRTILAAVRAAHARVDG